The candidate division KSB1 bacterium genome contains the following window.
ATATTGTCATTGATCGGTTGACCAAGTCCAAAGAATCCAAACAACCCAAACAAGATTCGCCAGGTACTTCAGATGAGCCTGCTCCCAAAGAAACCGTGCCGGAGTATGTGCGTTACGCGGAAAATCTGGTTGTTCTTCAAGGCCAGTTAAGGAGCGATCCCTATCGTATTGACGACATCGTGATAAAAGCGGAGACCATTATCAGCAAGCTAATGGATGTCCTTGAAAAGATCAACACCGACGTCGAACTCTCCAAGATTAGTTTTGCCGTCGAGGTCAATATGATCGCTGAAGACTATCTGCCCGAGCGCGTCTTACGGAAATCATATTTGCAGTTGTTTCCTGAAGATCGAGAAGAGCATGTGGACGAAGTCTCTGAAATGCTCACGACGCTTGATCAGGAGCTGGACACTGCCCTCGAAAACATACGCAACCGCAGACTTTCCGATCTAGACCATCAAGCCAGGTTTTTCAAGAAAAAATTTCAGGATTCCAAAGAAATAAAGGCGTGATAAATGAGTGTAGATTGCAGTTATGAATTTTAGCAGATATAGGTTGATGCTTGAGCATTCCACCATAATTCAAAGAGGAGATTGAGGATATGCCGGAAGACAAGAAAAATGAGGTGGCGCAGGTTACAAAACCCGATTCCAGCCAAGCTGTCCTAAAGCTTGTTCAAAATAAGGACACCGCAGCGCTAGTCCCAACCAAACCCGTAAACACGACCGATGAGCGGGTTACTGAGCTAGAGCAAAAAGCCAAGGAAATCATCGGTCAGCTCAAATCGGGCAGTATTAAGACCCACCAAAGCCTGCTGAACCAACTTCGGTTGACGGGATTGCAGGCCCAGAATGACGCCATGCTTGCCCTGGGGATGTTTCAGGAGAGTGTCAAAAAAGCGGTCAAATATGTTGGCAATCAAGAAGTCCCAAAAACCCTTGAAGATGCAGAACAGATGTTTCGCCAAATCAGCCCGAGTGCGATCAAATACGAAGGATTTCTGGGAAAACTCGCGAAGTTGCCGGTCATCGGCATTCTGGTGAGCTGGATGTTGCCGAAGATAGAGAAACAGTTGGCGACTATCGGCGCCCGAATTGACACGGTTGAAGGGTCGCTTCGAAGCATGCAGACCAACGCCACCAAACTGTCCGACCGGGCATTGGACAGAAATGTTGACGTGGAGAAGCTTCAGGAAATGATCATTGAACAGCAGAATAACCTGGAAGAAAACTCGTACTTGACAGAATGCTTTTTGGTTGAACTGAATGCGCTGCAAAATAATTTTTCGGAGACTGACCGGCGCATCGTTGAACGTTTAATGCTCTCCATTGCGCAACGCAATGCCTCTCTCCGTCGTGGCGTTTATCAGTTTGATAGCAGCTACCTGGTATTGAACGATGCCGTGGAAGGCAATATCCAGGTTGTGACCATGGTGGCTGATATGTTTACCATATACTTTCCGCAACTGATCACGGACATCGGTGCGAAGGTGGTCATTTACGAGCAATTGGAATCTGCTGATGCGATGAACCGGTTTAAGAGATTTGCGGATCAAACCCACCTGGAGAATATTCAAGATATGCGCCGGGCCAAAGCCGAGCTGGCGGCGCTGAATGATCCTGAAGTTGACCTTGCAGCCGTTGAAGCCAGCCATAAAGAGCTGCTGACCAGCCTCGAGGAAGGGCGCAGTAATCTGGGTGAACAAGTTACAAGGGCAAACAGTATTGCCGAACGCTACAAAGAACTGCGCAGCGAGTTGCAGGAGGCGGTGACAGCAGCCAAACTGGAGCTGCCTGAGCTCGATCAGGAATCGAAGGAGCCCGCTTCTGTAGAGGCCTAAAATGATCCGTCTTTGAGACCCTCTGTACCTGGATGACAATTCATAGCAACGTCGGAGATAAAACTATGTCAGAAGCATTATTGCCGCTTAGACGAAGAATGGAGAGGCAGAAAAAAATACCACGAACCTTGCCGCCCGAGGAGCGCCTGAAGCAAACTTTGGACGATGTCCGGCCCGGCGGCGCTTTGGAGTACGCCGATCAGATCTTCTTAGTCACTCGTGAAACCCAATATAAAGGTTTGGTCACTTTTCGAGAGTTTACGTTGGAAGAGGTTGAATCGGGTGACTTCTATAGCCTTGAGTTCGCGTTATTGGACGAATGGGATATTGTTTTTTGGGAAGATACAGATGTTGTGATCTCCCAGGTTGAGTTTGGCGGCTTTGCCAGGGGCGTTGCCATCGATTCTACACGCGTCAGGAGTTTTCTTGAGGATTGCAAAGAGCGGGATGATGGCTTTGTCCTTTATGATGGAACAAAATATTCCTACACGCAGAGTAGTGAGGGCGATTGGGTCGGTGAAAAGAATCCGCAGGCTGCAAAATTCACCCGGTATCGTAGTTACACTTTTGTCGATGAAGCCGAGGTGTTCCTGGTTGCATTTTCTGTCTGGGAGGTGTCCAGTGGAGAAAATGAAATTACAGTTTCGTACGGTCGTGCGTTGATCCCGGAAAATGTGGTAGTTCTCGCGCTGGGTGAAAATTCGAATGATACAAAGAAGTCAAATCCAAATACTTCGAAAGCAAGCGAGCAATCGAAAGCAAGCCGAAAAAAGAAACGCGGTAAAACCGTGGGCCAGGGCGATTAGTGTGCAAATTCCAATTTTTTACACTAATTTGAGCAGCAATACCACCCCTCTGGGGTTTGACTGTTCTGGCTCTGATTTGCTATAAATATATCACCCCTAACGGGGTTCAAGCATCCGGACTCTCATAGTAGAATTGTACAGGACAGGTTTCAAATGTTCAATAACCCCGAAGTGTCGGGGTGGAATGTTTATAGCAATAGAATACAAGAAAAACTAACCCCAGAGGGGTGACATATCAGTTCACTAACTAAGAAATCACGACAATAGTCAAGATGTCAATGACAAATTATATCGATCAATCCGTGCGCTTTATCCGCCACTACCTCATAGAGGGTCATCTGGACCTGGAACAGTTTACCGTGTTTCAGGACGGTTCGATGCGAATCAGGCAACACAATCTCGAGCTAACCGGCAGAATTATTGGCGAAAGTAACATCTTTTCTTTCCAACTCGATGATTTTGTATTTCATGAAATTCTGGCGTGTACGGACGTTAATCTTAAGAGCCTGGCACAGGTAAGAGCATCGTATGGTCCTCTTGATGAAGGTGTGACTCAAGACATATCGGTGAGGTTGCGCGCCAGGGTGAATTATCGCTTTGGCGCCCAAGTGCTCAAACTTGTTGATGCTCGAAAATGGCTTGGGTCGTTTGAAGACCGTGCTCTCAGTTTTGCCTCTCAAGATAAGACCATTGCACTGGTTCACACATTTTCTTACGATAAAGAACAACAGCCACCTGATGTTCCCAAGACCATTGTCCTGGGTCAATATTTGCCGGCATTTCATGAGATCAGGATTACAACCGCTCATAGCTATCCCAATGAGCAGAAGGTGGTTCGGAGTGATAGTGTTATTCAATTATTGTAGAGGGTGATTGATCCGTTGAGGTGAAATATGAACCCAAGAATTAGCGAAGCTATTCCTGCAGATGATTACAAATTGAAGCTGGTTTTTACCAACGGGGAAGAGGGTAT
Protein-coding sequences here:
- a CDS encoding DUF2617 family protein gives rise to the protein MTNYIDQSVRFIRHYLIEGHLDLEQFTVFQDGSMRIRQHNLELTGRIIGESNIFSFQLDDFVFHEILACTDVNLKSLAQVRASYGPLDEGVTQDISVRLRARVNYRFGAQVLKLVDARKWLGSFEDRALSFASQDKTIALVHTFSYDKEQQPPDVPKTIVLGQYLPAFHEIRITTAHSYPNEQKVVRSDSVIQLL
- a CDS encoding DUF2442 domain-containing protein translates to MNPRISEAIPADDYKLKLVFTNGEEGIYDCSVLLDFGVFQVV